In a single window of the Centroberyx gerrardi isolate f3 chromosome 17, fCenGer3.hap1.cur.20231027, whole genome shotgun sequence genome:
- the LOC139916779 gene encoding potassium channel, subfamily K, member 16-like yields MARFQVARVKVSWTSLLTLAHFTYLLVGATIFQILEREAESNSRNHFQLEKLNFLANYTCLDGPALEKFVEVILEAWEKGVNPSGNSTNPSNWDFSSSFFFAGTVVTTIGYGNLSPSTVSGQVFCVFYALCGIPLNLAFLKQLGKCLTIHLGRLERGMLSLVPHKRSVEVLAVSLFLITGSLLFLIIPPLLFSYVEGWSYGEGFYYAFISLSTIGFGDYVVGTDPDKQYISVYRSLAGVWIIFALAWLALILNMGARIMVHAIGLTHPGFKKQEEEEDVSSSKLEDGFGQTAIQSKI; encoded by the exons ATGGCGAGGTTCCAGGTGGCCCGGGTCAAGGTGAGCTGGACGTCACTCCTGACTCTGGCCCACTTCACATACCTGCTGGTGGGGGCCACCATCTTCCAGATCCTGGAGCGAGAGGCGGAGAGCAACAGCCGAAACCACTTCCAACTGGAGAAGCTGAATTTCCTGGCTAATTACACCTGCCTGGACGGACCCGCGCTGGAGAAGTTTGTTGAG GTGATTTTGGAAGCCTGGGAAAAGGGAGTGAATCCCTCTGGCAACTCAACCAACCCCAGTAACTGGGATTTCAGcagctcctttttttttgctggcacAGTGGTCACCACTATAG GCTACGGAAATCTGTCCCCCAGCACTGTGTCGGGCcaggtgttttgtgtgttttacgCACTGTGCGGGATCCCGTTGAACCTGGCCTTCCTCAAACAGCTGGGGAAGTGTCTCACCATCCACCTGGGCCGACTGGAGAGGGGCATGCTGTCACTTGTTCCACACAAG CGATCAGTTGAGGTTCTGGCTGTGAGCTTGTTCCTCATCACGGGCAGCCTGCTGTTCCTGATCATCCCTCCGCTGCTGTTCAGTTACGTGGAAGGCTGGTCGTATGGCGAGGGCTTCTACTACGCTTTCATCAGCCTCAGCACCATTGGCTTTGGAGATTATGTTGTGG GGACCGACCCAGACAAGCAGTACATCTCCGTGTACCGTAGCCTTGCGGGCGTATGGATCATCTTCGCCTTGGCTTGGCTTGCTCTTATCCTCAACATGGGAGCCAGAATAATGGTGCACGCGATTGGCCTAACACACCCAGGCTTTAAGaaacaagaggaggaagaggacgtgTCATCCAGTAAACTGGAAGACGGGTTCGGGCAGACGGCCATCCAGTCAAAGATCTGA
- the LOC139916792 gene encoding potassium channel subfamily K member 17, whose translation MGIKEILNLARVPSILMLGVVYVAYVLIGGVIFWKLEGDLGKKDISRLLGNKRQLLMTYTCLNQEGLEAVAQVVQDASKAGLSLKGNYTTDGFWKFTSSAVFAATVVTTIGYGNMSPSTVAGQIFCVFFALFGIPLNMVVLNRVGKYMLVIERNICDFLQDKTKRKRCTRFFVHLVSYLSGAALFFVVPMIVFKQHEGWTFAQAIYYCFITLSTIGFGDYVADNNPDKDYPEWYSILMASWIFFGLAWLALVINHSIDILERLNAYLKQWWGGHNQEQESGDGECDNPETQVEDEEEIKEPPITE comes from the exons ATGGGAATCAAAGAAATACTCAACTTGGCTCGGGTCCCCTCCATCCTGATGCTGGGGGTGGTCTACGTGGCCTACGTGCTGATCGGCGGGGTGATCTTCTGGAAGCTGGAGGGAGACCTCGGGAAGAAGGACATCAGCCGTTTACTGGGGAACAAAAGACAACTGCTCATGACGTACACCTGTCTGAACCAAGAGGGCCTGGAGGCGGTGGCTCAG GTGGTTCAGGATGCATCTAAGGCTGGGCTGAGCTTGAAAGGCAACTATACCACAGACGGCTTCTGGAAGTTCACCAGCTCAGCTGTCTTTGCTGCAACTGTGGTCACAACTATAG GCTATGGAAACATGAGTCCCAGCACCGTGGCTGGCCAGATCTTCTGCGTGTTCTTCGCTCTATTTGGCATCCCGCTCAACATGGTAGTGCTCAACAGGGTGGGCAAGTACATGCTGGTTATAGAGAGGAACATCTGCGACTTCCTCCAGGACAAGACCAAACGGAAG AGGTGCACCCGCTTCTTCGTCCATCTGGTGTCTTACCTGTCTGGAGCAGCTCTCTTCTTCGTGGTGCCCATGATCGTGTTCAAACAGCATGAGGGCTGGACCTTCGCCCAGGCCATCTACTACTGCTTCATCACCCTCAGCACCATTGGCTTTGGAGACTATGTGGCAG ACAATAATCCAGACAAGGATTACCCGGAGTGGTACAGCATCCTCATGGCCTCGTGGATCTTCTTCGGTCTGGCCTGGCTGGCCCTGGTTATCAACCACTCCATCGACATACTGGAGCGGCTCAACGCCTACTTAAAACAGTGGTGGGGCGGCCACAACCAGGAGCAAGAGTCCGGCGACGGCGAGTGTGACAACCCCGAGACACAggtggaggacgaggaggagatcAAGGAGCCCCCGATTACTGAGTAA